A stretch of the Mustela nigripes isolate SB6536 chromosome X, MUSNIG.SB6536, whole genome shotgun sequence genome encodes the following:
- the MTCP1 gene encoding protein p13 MTCP-1 — protein sequence MAGEDVGAPPDHLWVHQEGIYRDEYQRTWVAVVEEETSSLRARVQQVQVPLGDAARPSHLLTSQLPLMWQLYPEERYMDNNSRLWQIQHHLMVRGVQELLLKLLPDD from the exons ATGGCAGGAGAGGATGTGGGGGCTCCACCCGATCACCTCTGGGTTCACCAAGAGGGCATCTACCGCGACGAATACCAGCGCACGTGGGTGGCCGTCGTGGAAGAG gAGACGAGTTCCCTAAGGGCACGAGTCCAGCAAGTTCAGGTTCCCTTAGGTGACGCAGCTAGACCAAGTCACCTTCTTACCTCCCAGCTACCTCTCATGTGGCAACTCTACCCTGAGGAGCGCTACATGGATAACAACTCTCGCTTGTGGCAGATCCAGCATCATTTAATG GTCAGGGGAGTACAGGAGCTGTTGCTTAAGCTTTTGCCTGATGATTAA